Genomic window (Streptomyces sp. NBC_00078):
GGGGCCGTGGAAGGTGTTGTCGCGGAATGCGAAGTCGTCCTGCGCGCCGTACGGTCTGTTGTCGTCGGTCATGATGCGGCGCCGCGATGGATGTGCTGGACGCCCTTTGCCTGGACTGCACCGCGGAAGGTGTTGTGGTGGAACTCGATGTGGTCTCCGCCAGGCTGGCTGCCGGGGGCTGGGGCAAGGGATTGGAGATGGGCCACCGCGTGTTCGAGGTCGGCGGCGAAGCCGGTGTCGGTTTCGTCGGCTTCCTCGAGTGCGAGCAGGACCCGCTGCCGGGTGCGGTCGCTGGGCGACTCGCGCCCGCTCGCCGCTTCCTCCGCCAGCCGGTGCAGCGCGGGGTCTTGGCCGAGTTTGCGGCTCACTACGTCGTGCAGGCGGTCCATTCCGGCGTCCAGCGCCCGGTCGACTTCCCCGTCCGCCCGGCCGGCCACGCGCTGAGCCTTCCGGACTGCCCACGCGAACAGGTAGCCGACAGCGATCTCGATGCCTGTCACCGCACCCCCCACGGCCAGTGCTGATCCCACATCAGACGGTACCGCCAACTGGGCGGCGAATCACGCTAATCGCCCGGAAAAGATGTCTTGCAACTGGGTATGTCTCGTGCAGGCGATGTCCTCCGGGACGACGGGGAGCGGTGAGACCAAGGCGGCGCGCGGTTTCGACCCGGCGGCGGTGTCGAGCGAGCCGCCGTCGGACATCAAGGCCGTCAAGCTGGCGCACGCGTTCCTGGACAGCTGGTCCAAGCAGCACCTCGACCAAGCCGCGAGCTACACCGACGCGTCGACCGCGGCCGTAGCGGCCCTGCGGGGGTACACGGACGGCCTGCACCTGAAGACGCTGACCTTCAAACAGGTCACCTCGGCGGGGCCGTCGACGGTGACGGCGGGCGCCACCAAGGTCACCTTCGCCGTCACGGCCCGGGTGGCGGGCGGCACCTGGACCTATCAGAGCGCGGTGGCGGTACTGCAGAGCACGAACGGCGAGTTGGCGGTGCACTGGAACAACTCGGTGCTCTATCCCGGCCTGGGCGACGACCAGTCGCTGACCGCGGGCAGGTTTCCCGCCGGTGTGAGCACCGCCAAGGTCGTGGCGAGTGACGGCAGGACCGACCTCGCCCGCTTCTCCTCGCTGCACGACATCGTGGCGACGATCCGCAAGAACGCCACTCCGACCGGCGGCAGCACCGGCACCGGCGTCGCCGTGGTCGACGCGGCCGGCGACGGCGTGAAGGCACTGCGGGTGTTCTCCAAGGGGAAGGCCCCCGTCTTCAAGACGACTATCGACGCCTCCCTCCAGGAGGTGGCCGAGACCGCGGTCAAGGACCCCCACCTTCAGGACAAGCCCGCCGGGACGGTGGCGCTGGACTGGAGGACCGGTCACATCCTCGCGATCGCCCATGCCGGCGCGGACGGCGACATCGCTGTCAACGGCATTAAGTCGCCGGGCTCCACCATGAAGATCATCACCTCGGCGGCCCTTTTCGACCAGGTGGGCCTCACCCCGAACAGTCCCGCCCCGTGTACGGACTCGCTGACGGCCAACAGCCAGCTGTTCCACAATGATTCTGGAGTGCGGGCCAATGCGGCCTCCACCCTCTCCCAGGCGTTCACGGTCTCGTGCAACACCGCCTTCATCAAGGAAGGCTTCCACTATCTCGTGCACGACGGAGACGCCTCGGCCCTGCACGACGAGGCCGTCAACGTCTTCGGTATGGGCAGCTGGTCCATCGGCGGCGGGGTCGCCACCACCGACCCGAGCATCCCGGGGGACGTCCAAGGCGGTGACCAGGCGGCCCAGTTCATCGGCCAGGGCAGGGTCACGGCCACCCCGCTGTTCATGGCGTCCGTGGCAGCCACGGTGCGGGGCGTCGGCTTCAAGCAGCCCGTCATCCTGCCCGGGCAGCACCAGGAAACCGCGCCCCGGTCCATCTCCGCCCGCACGGCCGGCTACCTGCAGTCGATGATGCGCTCCGTGGCCACCAGCGGCACCGCCGCACCACGCCTGGGCGGTCTGACGGGCGTCGGCGCCAAGACCGGCACCGCGGAGGAAGGCGACCACACCAACGGCTGGCTGACCGCCTACAACTCGAACATCGCCGTCGCCGCCCTGGTCGAAGGCGGCCGCTCCGGTGTGGACTCCGCCGGGTACGTCGTCCGGCACCTGCTCACCAGGAGCTGACGCATGGTCGGCAATGACAGTCGTGGGCGCGGCACCGTCCATTCGTTGGCCCTGGCCATCAACGCGTTTCGTCTTTGCTCGGGCGGGATCCTCTGTTGCTCATTCCAGGTCAGGCCGTGAGCCGGTAGGCGAGGTGTACGAGGCAGCTGCTGTGGGTGTGGTACCAGCGGTCTCGGGATCCCGTTGACCGCGGTGGCGCAGAAGGCGTGCTGGAGGCGAGCTTTCGGCAGTCCCCGGTAGCGGGCCCGGCGCATGCCGGAGGGGTCGCTCGCTGTAACTGACCTGCTCCCTACCGGAGGAGAGGCGTGGAACGGGATCTACGTCCCGAGCGGTACGGTGCGCAGGTGTCCTTGCCTCCGTCCGTATCGCGCCCGCTGCCCCGGTATGGCCCTCCGCGCCCGGGCGGCCTGCGGCGTCGGCCGTGGTGGCATCGTGCATGGGGGCTGTGCGCGGTGCTCTTGGGCGCTGTCGCAATGCTGTGGGCGGCCGGTGGGTTCACTGCCCTACCTTCGGCGGTGGCGGAAGAGCGGGGATTTCTCTCTGCGGTCCCGTGCGCCGAGGCCGGTATTGGTGTCAGCCAGGCGGACTGCCTGCACACCGTGCGAGCCACCGTGAGGGGAACGGTGATCCAGCACTCCGGGAGAGAGGATACGTACCGGCTCGAGCTGTCGGGCCCCGTTCCGGCGTCCGGGGCGCTCGACATGGGCTCTGCGGGCCCTCTTCTGAAGCGGTTGCACCCGGGAGACCAGGTGAGCGTCACCGTCTGGCGGCACTATGCAACGGCCGTCAGCCTGGGCGGTGTCACCCAAGAGACCAACGAGAACCCCGTGGGTGACCCGGATATCGACACTGCTCTGGCGCTGGGGGCGCTGGCCTGCGGAGCGTACCTGGTGTGGGCCGGTGGCTTCGCGCTGCTGGGAGCGCGCGGCACCGCCGAGCGTGGCTTGCCCGCTTGGCTGGTCCCGCTGGGCAAGGCCACAGTCGGTGCGGCGCTGGTGGCGTGGCTGGCGTGTCTTGTCGGCGTCGGGTGGGGAGGACCTGTGGCGGTGGTGGTGGCCTGGCTGGTGATGCTGCCGGTGGTGGGGTGGATCGCAGCGGTACGAAATCGCCACGCCTGGCGCCGCTGAGTAACCGCTGAGTAACTTGGGCGAGGGCTGTCTGCCCGGTGACCATCCGCGCGAGGTCGGCGCCGCGCAGCTTGCCGTAGGACTTGTGGATGTTGCGGCCTGAAGTACGTGTGCGGGTGCGGGTGTTGAGCCATGCGCCATGCGCCGCCTCCCTAGGGTGCGTCTCCTTGCGGTTCCGGTGGTACCGCGTTCAGTCCGCCCGCGTAGATACTGAGCATCTCCGGGGCCCAGCGGGTCATCCCGTCGACCGACAGCGGGTCCGTGCCGAGGACTTCGGCCAGGCGGTCGCGCAGCAGGAACAGGGCGAGGTCGTTGGCGAGGAGCAGGGCGGCGCGCACCGCCGGATCCCTTCCGGGGGCGGCCAGTCCCGCTGCCGCCAGGCCGTCCAGCGCGGCCCTGCTCGGTTCGTACAGGCGCCGGAACAGCAGCTGCGCGGCGTCCGTGTCAGACAGCAGGAGTCGGCGCAGGTAGCTGGGCAGCGGTGAGTCGTCGGGCAGGTGCCGGGCGAACACCTCGCTCAGCGAACTCGCCCCGGCCCCGGGATCCAGCAGCTCCGCCCCGCCGTCACCTGTCAGCTCACCGAGCATGGCCTCGAAGACGTCCAGGACGTACTGGTCGACCTCCTGGCGCAGGCCCTCCCTCGAACCCAAGTGTGCATGACCAGCCCTGGCGACACGTCGGCGGCTGCGGCGATCTGTCGCATCGTCACCGCCTCCCACCCGCTCGCGGAGAACAGGCGCAGGTCCTCGTCACGGATGACTGCGCGGGTGGTCCGGTCGTCACGGATTGAACGCATGTACAGGATACTAAACGAACGTTCAATCGCCGTCGAGGGGGGAGGCGCAACTCCTTGTGTCTACGGGGCACATCACCGGGTACGGGGTCTCGGCGGGAGCGTGCCCGCGTAGGCCGGAGCGGACGGCGGGGCGGTCGCGGTGGGCACGCCGTCCGGCAGCACCTCATCGGACTGCTGTGAAATGGTGACCGTGGGCGCGCCGCCGGGGGCGCCCGAACGGCCGGACGCCTGGGAGAGGGCCTTGACGGCCACGAGCACCGCGGCACAGCGTGCCGATCACTCCTGGGC
Coding sequences:
- a CDS encoding TetR/AcrR family transcriptional regulator, which encodes MGSREGLRQEVDQYVLDVFEAMLGELTGDGGAELLDPGAGASSLSEVFARHLPDDSPLPSYLRRLLLSDTDAAQLLFRRLYEPSRAALDGLAAAGLAAPGRDPAVRAALLLANDLALFLLRDRLAEVLGTDPLSVDGMTRWAPEMLSIYAGGLNAVPPEPQGDAP
- a CDS encoding penicillin-binding transpeptidase domain-containing protein — protein: MSSGTTGSGETKAARGFDPAAVSSEPPSDIKAVKLAHAFLDSWSKQHLDQAASYTDASTAAVAALRGYTDGLHLKTLTFKQVTSAGPSTVTAGATKVTFAVTARVAGGTWTYQSAVAVLQSTNGELAVHWNNSVLYPGLGDDQSLTAGRFPAGVSTAKVVASDGRTDLARFSSLHDIVATIRKNATPTGGSTGTGVAVVDAAGDGVKALRVFSKGKAPVFKTTIDASLQEVAETAVKDPHLQDKPAGTVALDWRTGHILAIAHAGADGDIAVNGIKSPGSTMKIITSAALFDQVGLTPNSPAPCTDSLTANSQLFHNDSGVRANAASTLSQAFTVSCNTAFIKEGFHYLVHDGDASALHDEAVNVFGMGSWSIGGGVATTDPSIPGDVQGGDQAAQFIGQGRVTATPLFMASVAATVRGVGFKQPVILPGQHQETAPRSISARTAGYLQSMMRSVATSGTAAPRLGGLTGVGAKTGTAEEGDHTNGWLTAYNSNIAVAALVEGGRSGVDSAGYVVRHLLTRS
- a CDS encoding helix-turn-helix domain-containing protein, with protein sequence MRSIRDDRTTRAVIRDEDLRLFSASGWEAVTMRQIAAAADVSPGLVMHTWVRGRACARRSTSTSWTSSRPCSVS